Proteins encoded together in one Marinobacter sp. Arc7-DN-1 window:
- the tssK gene encoding type VI secretion system baseplate subunit TssK, producing MAVTNRVVWSDGLFIKPQHFQQQQRYLEHQINECALAISDYLYGFSDLELNAEYLSFGRVGLVRASGLFPDGTRFSLPQDDVMPEPMEITDASVANQIVYLALPLGSDSLAEVEWPDAPVAGRFRADSLEIRDLHSVDGDAHTINVGRVAPRLMLERDDRSAYAALAIGRILEKRPDGSLVMDPNFIPTMLSVRAAPRLQRFVGEMAGLMRERARTIAERVGAPGQGGVADVADFMLLQMLNRAHPRFMHLARLRQLHPERLFEALLELCGELVTFTDEGRLPREYPAYDHDLPEDCFTPLMQVLRQSLSTVLEPRALAIQLQQRQYGLTVAPVQDAQLVQGAEFILAVKADMPLDDLRKQFTQQCKVASVEKIRDLISLQLPGIPLSALPVAPRQLPYHAGFVYFRLDDQSQAWQMLDNASGFAFHVAGSFPGMEMQFWAIRS from the coding sequence ATGGCGGTAACCAATCGAGTCGTCTGGAGTGACGGCCTGTTCATCAAGCCCCAGCACTTCCAGCAACAGCAGCGGTACCTGGAGCACCAGATCAACGAGTGCGCCCTGGCGATCTCCGATTATCTGTACGGCTTCAGTGACCTGGAACTGAACGCGGAGTATCTGAGTTTCGGCCGGGTCGGTCTGGTGCGGGCATCCGGACTGTTTCCCGATGGCACCCGCTTCAGTCTGCCCCAGGACGATGTGATGCCGGAGCCGATGGAAATCACCGATGCCTCCGTGGCCAATCAGATCGTGTACCTGGCCCTGCCACTGGGCAGTGACAGCCTCGCCGAAGTGGAATGGCCGGACGCCCCGGTGGCGGGCCGGTTCCGTGCCGACTCCCTGGAAATCCGGGATCTGCATTCGGTCGACGGTGATGCCCACACCATCAATGTGGGCCGGGTTGCACCCCGCCTGATGCTGGAGCGGGACGATCGCAGTGCCTATGCGGCCCTGGCCATCGGCCGGATTCTTGAGAAGCGCCCGGACGGCAGCCTGGTGATGGACCCGAACTTCATCCCGACCATGCTGAGTGTGCGAGCGGCACCGAGGCTGCAGCGATTTGTCGGGGAAATGGCGGGCCTGATGCGGGAGCGCGCACGCACTATCGCCGAGCGTGTCGGTGCGCCCGGGCAGGGCGGCGTTGCGGATGTGGCGGATTTCATGTTGCTGCAGATGCTGAACCGGGCCCATCCCAGGTTCATGCACCTGGCCCGACTGCGTCAGCTGCATCCGGAGCGACTGTTCGAAGCCCTGCTTGAGCTGTGTGGCGAGCTGGTGACCTTCACCGATGAGGGGCGCCTGCCGAGGGAGTACCCGGCCTATGATCACGATCTGCCGGAAGACTGTTTTACGCCGCTCATGCAGGTACTGCGACAGTCCCTGAGCACGGTGCTGGAACCACGGGCTCTGGCCATCCAGCTCCAGCAGCGCCAGTACGGCCTGACGGTGGCGCCGGTTCAGGATGCCCAGTTGGTCCAGGGCGCGGAATTCATTCTTGCGGTCAAAGCCGACATGCCGCTGGACGATCTGCGCAAGCAGTTCACCCAGCAGTGCAAGGTGGCCTCGGTCGAGAAAATACGGGACCTCATCAGCTTGCAGCTCCCGGGGATTCCGCTCTCTGCGCTACCGGTTGCACCCCGGCAATTGCCGTATCACGCCGGTTTTGTGTACTTCCGGCTGGACGACCAGAGCCAGGCCTGGCAGATGCTCGACAACGCCAGCGGATTCGCGTTCCACGTGGCCGGCAGTTTCCCGGGCATGGAAATGCAGTTCTGGGCAATCAGGAGCTAA
- the vasI gene encoding type VI secretion system-associated protein VasI — protein MSEVSGDGFMMSRKVRFPGRVPAALALVSLLFSLLSHASADQLEDARFCTGEPQRLERLACFDDVFGTPLAAPGADSTAPDARRSERWRQAYAGLDEQNGGSGVIYRNTGRAAGQLVTVPALGVQPPRPLLALQCHNNITELTLMLPEALDEERVRLGFGGAQTVWRVRDNGFVLSGGRGLPAIRTVKAMIASTEVRIESPNGRIHGLLFDLTGYRQAIEPLRETCGW, from the coding sequence ATGTCTGAAGTATCGGGTGACGGATTTATGATGTCCCGGAAAGTGCGTTTTCCCGGTCGCGTTCCGGCGGCGCTGGCGTTGGTTTCCCTGCTGTTTTCCCTGCTGTCGCATGCTTCCGCTGACCAGCTTGAGGATGCCCGGTTTTGTACAGGCGAGCCTCAGCGACTTGAACGGCTGGCCTGCTTTGATGACGTTTTCGGTACGCCGCTGGCGGCACCCGGAGCCGATAGCACGGCCCCGGATGCCCGGCGGTCTGAACGCTGGCGACAGGCCTATGCCGGCCTTGATGAGCAAAACGGTGGCTCCGGTGTGATTTACCGGAATACCGGGCGGGCGGCCGGCCAGCTGGTCACGGTTCCGGCTCTGGGCGTGCAGCCTCCCCGGCCTCTGCTGGCCCTGCAGTGCCACAACAACATCACCGAACTCACCCTGATGCTGCCAGAGGCGCTGGACGAGGAACGGGTGCGTCTGGGATTTGGCGGGGCACAGACAGTCTGGCGGGTGCGGGACAACGGTTTCGTACTCAGCGGTGGCCGGGGGCTGCCGGCCATTCGCACCGTGAAGGCCATGATAGCCAGCACAGAGGTTCGCATCGAATCGCCCAACGGTCGCATCCATGGCCTGCTGTTTGATCTGACGGGATACCGCCAGGCGATCGAACCGTTACGCGAGACCTGTGGCTGGTAA
- the tssA gene encoding type VI secretion system protein TssA codes for MQIIEQHPYVELVVPPLPGESDVGEALGDDAALEYLENEIMKVGSLAHTDIDWSKVESAALTILSDRSKDLKVLGFLLIALQRGGDGERFALSLYLLHRVLDGWWEQAWPYPGDKGKRARKMMFTQMLQRAGKGVDSLAFDGSVGDGREFCLDVLARLMDQAASRELPEESLLDLKRAVEKLPRVNDATAAPETRPVASRASQDSDTETRDPKPAQATPSLGSLTLDPGDERATRQSLLKVADMLTETGPDQPLGYQLRRYAIWQNITTVPPTRDGKRTDLAAVSADRVADYREALEKSPDLALWQRIEQSLSVSPFWLDGHWLSARAAVALGHAACAEAIRVAAKDFVERLAQLPELTFNDGTPFLSPEAEEWLWSAPASGGPAGSANAWEQAYDKARDLVAQKGLAAAMQLLEDGLAEAREPRARFYWRLASARLMKDAGLKSLAAQQVQDLQAQVRGLALEDWEPALIRQLEKLG; via the coding sequence ATGCAGATCATTGAGCAACATCCCTACGTTGAACTGGTTGTCCCGCCACTGCCCGGTGAGTCGGATGTGGGCGAGGCACTCGGAGACGATGCAGCGCTTGAGTATCTGGAAAACGAGATCATGAAGGTGGGCTCGCTGGCCCATACCGACATCGACTGGAGCAAAGTCGAAAGCGCTGCCCTGACCATTCTCTCGGACCGCAGCAAGGATCTGAAGGTGCTGGGCTTTCTGCTGATTGCCCTGCAACGCGGTGGCGACGGTGAACGGTTTGCCCTGTCCCTGTACCTGTTGCACAGGGTTCTGGACGGATGGTGGGAGCAGGCCTGGCCCTACCCCGGGGACAAGGGCAAGCGGGCCCGCAAGATGATGTTCACCCAGATGCTCCAGCGCGCCGGCAAGGGTGTGGATAGCCTGGCGTTCGATGGCAGTGTTGGCGACGGCCGCGAGTTCTGTCTTGATGTTCTGGCCAGGCTGATGGACCAGGCGGCAAGCCGGGAATTGCCGGAGGAGTCACTGCTGGATCTCAAGCGGGCCGTGGAAAAGCTGCCCAGGGTCAATGATGCCACGGCAGCGCCCGAGACCCGTCCGGTAGCATCGCGGGCCAGCCAGGACTCAGACACTGAGACGCGGGATCCAAAACCCGCACAGGCAACGCCTTCCCTGGGTTCGCTCACCCTGGACCCGGGCGACGAGCGGGCAACCCGGCAGAGTCTTCTGAAAGTTGCCGACATGCTTACCGAAACGGGACCGGACCAACCTCTGGGGTATCAGCTTCGCCGGTACGCTATCTGGCAGAACATCACCACGGTGCCGCCGACACGGGACGGCAAGCGGACCGATCTTGCGGCCGTCAGCGCTGATCGTGTGGCCGATTACCGGGAAGCGCTGGAAAAATCTCCGGACCTGGCGTTGTGGCAGCGGATCGAGCAGAGCCTGTCGGTCAGTCCGTTCTGGCTCGATGGGCACTGGTTAAGTGCCCGGGCGGCAGTTGCTCTCGGCCATGCTGCCTGCGCCGAAGCCATTCGTGTTGCCGCAAAAGACTTTGTCGAGCGGCTTGCCCAGTTGCCGGAGCTTACCTTCAACGACGGCACCCCGTTCCTATCCCCGGAAGCTGAAGAATGGCTCTGGTCCGCGCCGGCCAGCGGCGGTCCTGCCGGCAGCGCCAATGCCTGGGAACAGGCCTATGACAAGGCCCGGGACCTGGTTGCGCAAAAGGGGCTGGCTGCCGCGATGCAGCTTCTGGAAGACGGTCTGGCGGAGGCCAGGGAGCCAAGAGCCCGTTTCTACTGGCGTCTTGCCAGCGCACGATTGATGAAAGACGCGGGCCTGAAATCCCTCGCCGCGCAGCAGGTTCAGGACCTTCAGGCACAGGTCCGCGGGCTGGCTCTCGAGGACTGGGAGCCCGCCCTGATCAGGCAGCTTGAAAAGCTGGGCTGA
- a CDS encoding sigma 54-interacting transcriptional regulator has product MQMELHTGIDLAVALIRQDNLPDLLKTATRQLENAFGLTRCWALELDLSGRTLHCSDLAEPGEFDCGDFSHPFAHVLQTGKARELTRVASYRLDHTGFQALFDASDRPRSLWLEPLTGNDGRTLGILVLCRDEPDWDGITGQPLYCGLRQLLIHQWIAQLQSRDQVWQRRLLKRSLDHLHDAETVRSRCEQLARTLVGNSEAMTRLRAQIVRAASSQLSVLVQGETGCGKDVVARGIHELSDRAGGPMVVVNCAAIPDTLLESELFGHTKGAFSGADQDKQGLLAQANGGTLFLDEIGDMPMALQSKLLRVLESRQFRPLGAREEQRSDFRLVAATHQPLQAGIEGGSFRRDLFYRLSQFPLRVTPLRERPDDLEALSRHFIRLYTEREGNGPMGISSHALHLLAGYDFPGNVRELRNIIELACLQTPGGDDIQPEVLRLNDLFEEPDSWSTAPWDAGGGASVEGPALDEIRDLKAAAQAFEATIIRERLRQYGGNRAQAAESLGLPKRTLAHKCLKYRVTDL; this is encoded by the coding sequence ATGCAGATGGAACTGCACACCGGCATCGACCTGGCGGTGGCACTGATCCGGCAGGACAACCTGCCGGATCTGCTGAAAACCGCCACAAGACAGCTGGAAAACGCCTTCGGCCTGACCCGCTGCTGGGCACTCGAACTCGACCTCAGCGGCCGAACCCTGCACTGCAGCGACCTCGCCGAACCGGGCGAATTCGATTGTGGCGACTTCAGCCACCCCTTTGCCCACGTACTGCAAACCGGCAAAGCCCGGGAACTGACCCGCGTTGCCAGCTACCGCCTCGACCACACCGGCTTCCAGGCACTGTTCGACGCCAGTGACCGCCCCCGATCCCTCTGGCTCGAGCCCCTGACCGGCAATGACGGCCGAACCCTCGGCATACTCGTGCTCTGCCGGGACGAGCCCGACTGGGACGGTATCACCGGCCAGCCCCTGTATTGTGGCCTCCGGCAACTGCTTATCCATCAATGGATTGCCCAGTTGCAGAGCCGTGACCAGGTCTGGCAGCGCCGCCTGCTCAAACGCTCCCTGGATCATCTGCACGACGCCGAAACCGTCCGCAGCCGCTGCGAACAGCTGGCCCGAACCCTGGTAGGCAACTCCGAAGCCATGACCAGACTCCGGGCCCAGATCGTCCGGGCTGCCAGCAGCCAGTTGTCGGTGCTGGTGCAGGGCGAAACCGGTTGTGGCAAAGACGTGGTTGCCCGCGGTATTCACGAGCTGTCCGACCGGGCCGGAGGCCCCATGGTCGTGGTCAACTGTGCTGCCATCCCGGACACCCTGCTGGAAAGTGAACTCTTCGGCCACACCAAAGGCGCGTTTTCCGGTGCCGATCAGGACAAACAGGGGCTTCTGGCCCAGGCGAATGGCGGCACCCTGTTCCTTGATGAAATCGGCGACATGCCCATGGCCCTTCAATCGAAGCTGCTCCGGGTGCTGGAAAGCCGCCAGTTCCGCCCCCTGGGCGCCCGTGAGGAACAGCGTTCGGACTTCCGCCTGGTGGCGGCCACCCACCAACCGTTGCAGGCAGGAATCGAAGGCGGCAGCTTCCGGCGGGACCTGTTTTACCGTCTTAGCCAGTTTCCGCTGCGGGTAACCCCTTTGCGGGAACGCCCCGACGACCTCGAAGCCCTGAGCCGTCACTTCATCCGGCTATATACCGAGCGTGAGGGTAACGGCCCCATGGGCATTTCCAGCCACGCCCTGCACCTGCTGGCCGGTTACGACTTCCCCGGCAACGTCCGGGAGCTGCGCAACATCATTGAGCTGGCCTGCCTGCAGACGCCGGGCGGGGATGATATCCAGCCGGAAGTTCTCAGGCTCAATGATCTGTTTGAAGAACCCGATAGCTGGAGTACCGCACCTTGGGATGCCGGAGGTGGCGCGTCCGTTGAGGGGCCGGCCCTGGACGAGATCCGGGACCTGAAAGCTGCAGCCCAGGCCTTCGAAGCGACGATTATTCGTGAGCGTCTGCGCCAGTACGGTGGCAACCGCGCCCAGGCGGCGGAAAGCCTCGGGCTGCCAAAGCGGACCCTGGCCCACAAATGTCTGAAGTATCGGGTGACGGATTTATGA
- the tagH gene encoding type VI secretion system-associated FHA domain protein TagH, translating to MEEQQAAGLKLTITNPTVAGGGATIEHCFSVRGGSIGTAASDTWRLSPQRTGAVPGHAEIRFLDGGFCLIDRSGRTYINSASQPVGRGRRARLKHGDRISVGRYRLRAELAEAVSETFIESGETEQTTHLVDVGEGQLVRGPDPMGLNENPEPLQKLASVAVAAMSEDPLAPWNGQPGEEEPDTDALMAGEASWYAAERNVSDEYRENRDVAVGLPVRKGERDRMSEITKTGDRRDASDQSSKHISGAPLLRGMEAGLDFADSDEMRLFLEEAGQTLKATMEGLLALHQGEDSRHQALRTRLQPIEDNPLRLGEDYEDTVQTLFASHRSPVHLSAPAAVRESLQSLNHHQQATREAISEALEAILHAFSPEALLRRFHGYRRGLRENEDEGHWAWDMYQHYYRELKSSRQQGFERLFREVFEQAYDQHLRQLQRENPL from the coding sequence ATGGAAGAACAACAGGCCGCGGGCCTGAAACTGACCATCACCAATCCGACCGTTGCCGGCGGTGGCGCGACCATCGAGCACTGTTTCAGCGTTCGCGGCGGCTCCATCGGCACGGCCGCCAGCGATACCTGGCGATTGTCGCCCCAGCGAACGGGCGCAGTTCCGGGCCACGCGGAAATCCGGTTTCTGGATGGTGGCTTCTGCCTGATTGATCGCAGTGGCCGGACCTACATCAACAGCGCCAGTCAGCCCGTGGGGCGGGGCCGCCGGGCACGACTGAAGCATGGCGACAGGATAAGTGTCGGGCGCTACCGGCTTCGTGCCGAGCTGGCCGAGGCCGTCTCGGAGACATTCATTGAGAGCGGTGAGACAGAGCAGACCACTCACCTGGTTGATGTGGGCGAGGGGCAACTGGTCCGGGGGCCGGATCCCATGGGCCTGAACGAGAATCCGGAGCCGTTGCAGAAACTCGCTTCGGTAGCCGTGGCGGCCATGAGTGAGGACCCATTGGCGCCCTGGAATGGACAGCCCGGTGAAGAAGAGCCGGATACCGACGCCCTGATGGCCGGCGAGGCCTCCTGGTATGCCGCGGAAAGGAATGTGTCGGATGAGTACCGGGAAAACCGCGACGTGGCGGTCGGCCTACCCGTTCGCAAAGGAGAGAGAGACAGGATGTCTGAGATTACAAAGACGGGTGATCGCCGGGATGCGTCAGATCAGAGCAGCAAACACATCAGTGGTGCCCCCCTGCTGCGGGGCATGGAAGCCGGGCTGGACTTTGCCGACAGCGACGAGATGCGGCTGTTCCTGGAGGAGGCGGGGCAAACCCTGAAGGCCACCATGGAAGGCCTGCTGGCCCTGCACCAGGGCGAAGACAGCCGGCATCAGGCGCTGAGGACCCGTCTGCAACCCATTGAAGACAATCCACTGCGTCTGGGTGAGGATTATGAGGACACGGTACAGACCCTGTTCGCCAGCCACCGCAGCCCGGTTCACCTGTCGGCGCCGGCGGCGGTGCGGGAGAGCCTGCAGAGCCTGAATCATCACCAGCAGGCCACCCGGGAAGCGATCAGCGAAGCACTGGAAGCCATCCTGCATGCCTTTTCGCCGGAGGCCTTGCTACGCCGTTTTCACGGATACCGTCGTGGCCTGCGGGAGAACGAAGACGAAGGCCACTGGGCCTGGGACATGTACCAGCACTATTACCGTGAACTGAAATCCAGTCGTCAGCAGGGATTCGAGCGCCTGTTCCGGGAGGTGTTCGAACAGGCTTACGACCAACACCTGCGCCAACTACAGAGGGAGAACCCGTTGTGA
- the icmH gene encoding type IVB secretion system protein IcmH/DotU codes for MADAQVMDLPDGSTHPGRSAFSDLMFADSQGPAEGNREGQVDEQFQLRGLEHNRLIDAATPLLGLVIRIRRLVDYRAVETLYQQVVDEIAAIDRELVEQGYDRPVVVAYRYVLCAFIDEAVLGTDWGAHSVWSQHSLLSRFHNETWGGEKVFAILARMEQEPARYRDMLSFIYLCLCLGFEGRYKVMENGRDEYDQIVRGLHEQLKALREQQDHAPLADARTNVTPTRNRLRSGLPVWGIAGLFVAAMAGIYSLYNMALNERITDVLRVLDQLPK; via the coding sequence ATGGCAGATGCACAGGTAATGGATTTACCCGATGGCAGCACGCATCCCGGCCGCAGTGCGTTCAGTGATCTGATGTTTGCCGACAGCCAGGGCCCCGCTGAGGGCAACCGTGAAGGCCAGGTCGATGAACAGTTCCAGCTCAGGGGACTGGAACACAACCGCCTGATTGATGCCGCCACGCCATTGCTGGGCCTGGTTATCCGGATACGCAGACTGGTGGATTATCGCGCCGTGGAAACCCTCTATCAGCAGGTGGTGGATGAGATCGCCGCCATTGACCGGGAACTGGTGGAGCAGGGTTACGACCGGCCGGTCGTTGTGGCCTACCGGTACGTTCTCTGCGCCTTCATTGACGAGGCAGTGCTGGGAACCGACTGGGGCGCCCACAGTGTCTGGTCCCAGCATTCCCTGCTGTCCCGTTTCCACAACGAAACCTGGGGCGGGGAAAAGGTCTTTGCCATCCTCGCCCGGATGGAGCAGGAACCGGCCCGCTACCGCGACATGCTGTCGTTTATCTACCTGTGTCTCTGTCTCGGTTTCGAGGGCCGGTACAAGGTGATGGAGAACGGCCGGGATGAATACGACCAGATTGTCCGCGGCCTTCACGAGCAATTGAAAGCGTTGCGGGAGCAGCAGGATCACGCCCCCCTGGCGGATGCCCGCACCAACGTCACGCCAACCCGTAACCGGCTGCGGAGTGGTTTGCCGGTCTGGGGGATCGCCGGTTTGTTTGTGGCCGCGATGGCCGGGATCTACTCCCTGTATAACATGGCATTGAACGAGCGCATCACGGACGTATTGCGCGTATTGGATCAACTACCGAAATAA
- the tssJ gene encoding type VI secretion system lipoprotein TssJ, protein MKTCKWSLLAIVFVLAGCSTPYNAVTKTAKVLWDPDIPVGYAEDLPSRVGLTMVAEPDVNPNESLAPTPIAFQVIEMRDSSLLMAGDFDQLLSDLESSLGQNYVDHSDYSLVPGQFKFIEPFEIGKDTRFIGVIAFYAYPNLSQWKKVVKVDPIGGRYNLLVNLREREVQLKHSDDT, encoded by the coding sequence GTGAAGACCTGCAAATGGAGTTTGCTGGCCATCGTATTCGTGCTGGCAGGATGCAGTACCCCCTACAACGCGGTCACCAAAACCGCGAAAGTACTCTGGGACCCGGATATCCCAGTGGGGTACGCGGAAGATCTGCCCAGCCGGGTGGGGCTGACCATGGTCGCCGAGCCGGATGTAAACCCGAATGAATCCCTGGCACCCACCCCCATTGCATTTCAGGTCATTGAGATGCGCGACAGCTCCCTGTTGATGGCCGGAGATTTCGACCAGTTGCTGAGTGATCTTGAGTCGTCACTGGGCCAGAACTATGTGGACCACAGCGACTATTCCCTGGTGCCGGGCCAGTTCAAGTTCATTGAGCCCTTTGAAATCGGCAAGGACACCCGTTTTATCGGTGTGATCGCCTTCTACGCCTATCCGAACCTGTCCCAGTGGAAAAAGGTGGTGAAGGTGGATCCGATCGGAGGCCGCTACAACCTGCTGGTGAACCTTCGGGAGCGGGAAGTTCAACTCAAGCATTCGGATGACACCTGA
- the tssH gene encoding type VI secretion system ATPase TssH, producing the protein MIRVELPALIGRLNELSRQALEASAALCISRQGAEITPAHLLFKLLETPFSDVRQILEHTGIDHQQLRPVVGDSLNGEPQTAEAYPSFSPLLVELMQDAWLLASTELGHSELRSGAVFLALLMNADRYLMPRVAQALVEINREQLRKQFDRLTEGSAEHPELNVQESGEPVASADLDPLKRYATDFTRLAREEKLDPVVCRDAEIDQMIDILCRRRKNNPIVVGDAGVGKSAVVEGLALRIVNGDVPDRLKQVELWTLDMGALQAGASVKGEFEKRLKGVIEAVKGSATPIILFIDEAHTLIGAGNSEGGSDAANLLKPALARGELRTIAATTWREYKKYFEKDPALSRRFQPVALDEPTPGEAVHILRGLRSVYEQAHKVLVADSALKAAAELSARYLAGRQLPDKAIDVLDTACARVSLNLSTPPRRLSHVRSELHQLAMEQGLLNREHALGQSVDNEREQTLDQRIAELTAESETLEQSWNDQRVLVARLVEIREQLLTGEEPEIQDTGDQPAKGDEQCPDLKSEAGAIEQELAELQADEPLVHARVDARQVAEVIADWTGIPVNRMTADELEKITHLPAYLQTHIKGQDTAIDCLHQHLLTARADLRRPGRPMGAFLLVGPSGVGKTETVVQLAELLYGGRQFLTTINMSEYQEKHTVSRLIGSPPGYVGFGEGGILTEAIRQKPYSVVLLDEVEKAHPDVLNLFYQAFDKGELADGEGRLIDCKNVVFFLTSNLGYQTIVNHAESPASLEQALYSELANFFKPALLARMEVVPFLPLGEDTLNRIVGDKLHRLADQIKARYHAEVELEEGLIEAIRSRATRSENGARMLESIIEGELLPPVSLALLEKLAAREPVTKVTLGVDEDRFVGTVV; encoded by the coding sequence GTGATTCGGGTAGAACTGCCGGCGCTGATCGGGCGCCTCAACGAACTGTCACGCCAGGCCCTGGAGGCCTCCGCGGCCCTGTGCATCAGCCGCCAGGGCGCCGAGATTACCCCGGCGCACCTGCTGTTCAAACTGCTGGAAACCCCGTTTTCCGACGTACGCCAGATTCTGGAACACACGGGAATCGATCATCAGCAACTGCGGCCAGTCGTGGGCGACAGCCTGAACGGCGAACCGCAAACCGCCGAGGCCTATCCTTCGTTTTCACCACTGCTGGTGGAACTGATGCAGGACGCATGGCTGCTGGCCTCCACCGAACTGGGCCACAGCGAACTGCGCTCAGGCGCCGTGTTCCTGGCCCTGCTGATGAACGCCGACCGCTACCTGATGCCCCGGGTGGCCCAGGCCCTGGTGGAGATCAATCGTGAGCAGTTGCGCAAGCAGTTTGACCGGCTCACCGAGGGCTCCGCGGAGCATCCGGAACTGAACGTGCAAGAGTCCGGAGAACCGGTGGCGAGTGCTGATCTGGACCCGCTCAAACGCTACGCCACCGACTTCACCAGACTGGCCCGGGAAGAAAAACTGGACCCGGTGGTGTGCCGGGACGCCGAGATCGACCAGATGATCGACATCCTCTGCCGCCGCCGCAAGAACAATCCCATCGTGGTGGGGGACGCCGGTGTGGGTAAAAGCGCCGTGGTGGAAGGCCTTGCCCTTCGCATCGTTAACGGCGATGTACCAGACCGCCTGAAACAGGTGGAGCTCTGGACCCTCGATATGGGAGCGCTGCAGGCCGGTGCTTCGGTGAAAGGGGAATTCGAGAAGCGCCTCAAAGGCGTGATCGAAGCGGTCAAAGGCTCCGCCACCCCGATCATCCTGTTTATCGACGAAGCCCACACCCTGATCGGCGCCGGCAACAGCGAAGGCGGCTCCGATGCCGCCAACCTGCTGAAACCGGCCCTGGCACGGGGCGAGCTGCGGACCATCGCCGCCACCACCTGGCGCGAGTACAAGAAATACTTCGAAAAAGACCCGGCCCTGAGCCGCCGTTTCCAGCCGGTCGCCCTGGACGAACCAACCCCGGGTGAAGCCGTTCACATCCTCCGTGGCCTGCGCAGCGTCTACGAACAGGCCCACAAGGTTCTGGTCGCCGACAGCGCCCTGAAAGCCGCCGCCGAACTATCTGCCCGCTACCTGGCCGGCCGGCAGCTCCCGGACAAAGCCATTGACGTACTGGACACCGCCTGCGCCCGGGTCAGCCTGAACCTCAGCACGCCTCCGCGTCGGTTGAGCCACGTGCGCAGCGAGCTGCACCAACTGGCCATGGAGCAGGGCCTGCTTAACCGCGAACACGCCCTGGGCCAGAGCGTTGATAATGAGCGTGAACAGACACTGGACCAGCGCATCGCCGAGCTGACAGCGGAATCGGAAACCCTGGAACAGAGCTGGAACGACCAACGCGTGCTGGTGGCCCGCCTGGTGGAGATCCGTGAACAACTGCTTACCGGTGAAGAGCCTGAAATACAGGATACTGGAGATCAGCCGGCAAAGGGCGATGAGCAATGCCCGGACCTGAAAAGCGAGGCCGGGGCCATTGAGCAGGAACTGGCCGAACTCCAGGCCGACGAACCTCTGGTGCACGCCCGCGTCGATGCCCGCCAGGTGGCCGAAGTCATCGCCGACTGGACCGGCATCCCGGTCAACCGCATGACCGCCGATGAACTGGAAAAAATCACCCACTTGCCGGCGTACCTCCAGACCCACATCAAAGGTCAGGACACCGCCATCGACTGCCTGCACCAGCATCTGCTCACCGCCCGCGCCGACCTGCGCCGGCCCGGCCGCCCCATGGGCGCGTTCCTGCTGGTTGGCCCCAGCGGCGTCGGCAAAACCGAAACCGTGGTGCAACTGGCCGAACTGCTCTACGGCGGCCGCCAGTTCCTCACCACCATCAACATGTCCGAATACCAGGAAAAGCACACCGTCTCCCGCCTGATCGGCTCACCGCCGGGCTACGTCGGCTTCGGCGAAGGCGGCATCCTCACCGAAGCCATCCGCCAGAAACCCTACTCCGTGGTACTGCTCGACGAAGTCGAAAAAGCCCACCCGGACGTCCTCAACCTGTTCTACCAGGCCTTCGACAAGGGCGAACTGGCCGACGGCGAAGGCCGGCTGATCGACTGCAAAAACGTCGTCTTCTTCCTCACCTCCAACCTCGGCTACCAGACCATCGTCAACCACGCCGAGTCCCCGGCCAGCCTGGAACAGGCCCTCTACTCGGAACTGGCCAACTTCTTCAAACCGGCATTACTGGCCCGAATGGAAGTGGTGCCCTTCCTGCCGCTGGGCGAAGACACCCTCAACCGAATCGTCGGCGACAAACTCCATCGGTTGGCGGACCAGATTAAAGCCCGTTACCACGCCGAAGTGGAACTGGAAGAAGGCCTTATCGAAGCCATCCGAAGCCGGGCGACACGAAGTGAAAACGGCGCAAGGATGCTGGAGTCGATCATAGAGGGTGAGTTGCTACCACCGGTTTCATTGGCGTTGCTTGAGAAACTGGCGGCCAGGGAACCGGTAACAAAGGTGACTCTTGGGGTAGATGAGGACCGATTCGTGGGGACCGTTGTTTGA